A window of Clavibacter michiganensis contains these coding sequences:
- the aztD gene encoding zinc metallochaperone AztD produces the protein MRTPRLRRAGYSAVALGLAATLAACSTPAPEGSPTSGSAAGSGEAVGPRVAVSYEGGILVLDGETLETVSDFDSEEFTRLNPAGDDRHVMVTMSEGFQVLDTAAGTGDEPELTDMVFEADTPGHVVRHAGKTILYADGTSDTTVFDTADLASADGMPEVETIDGVEAHHGVSIVLEDGTFLTTVGNADGRNGIEARDASGAVMAQSDQCPGVHGEGTAAGEVVVFGCEDGALLYDDGAITKLTAPDQPYGRMGNAYVSETSPIIVGDYKSDRDAEGYLLEALTLIDTEARTYEVVDMPEGVGYTFRDVARGPDDKAYIIASDGRIHVLDPATGELTDAYPVMDAWDGPAEWQDPHPSIVVADGIGYVSEPSANTVHAVDLATGEVLTSATLDVTPNEMAVAAG, from the coding sequence ATGCGCACCCCACGCCTCCGACGGGCCGGCTACTCCGCCGTCGCCCTGGGACTCGCCGCGACGCTCGCGGCCTGCTCCACCCCCGCCCCGGAGGGCTCCCCCACCTCCGGGTCCGCGGCCGGATCCGGCGAGGCAGTCGGACCCCGCGTCGCCGTCTCCTACGAGGGCGGCATCCTCGTCCTCGACGGCGAGACCCTCGAGACCGTCTCGGACTTCGACTCCGAGGAGTTCACCCGCCTCAACCCCGCGGGCGACGACCGGCACGTCATGGTCACGATGAGCGAGGGCTTCCAGGTGCTCGACACCGCGGCCGGCACCGGCGACGAGCCCGAGCTGACCGACATGGTCTTCGAGGCCGACACCCCCGGCCACGTCGTCCGCCACGCGGGCAAGACGATCCTCTACGCCGACGGGACGAGCGACACCACGGTCTTCGACACCGCGGACCTCGCCTCCGCCGACGGCATGCCCGAGGTCGAGACCATAGACGGCGTCGAGGCGCACCACGGCGTCTCCATCGTCCTCGAGGACGGGACCTTCCTCACCACGGTCGGGAACGCGGACGGCCGGAACGGCATCGAGGCCCGGGACGCGTCCGGCGCGGTCATGGCGCAGAGCGACCAGTGCCCCGGCGTCCACGGCGAGGGCACCGCGGCCGGCGAGGTCGTGGTCTTCGGCTGCGAGGACGGCGCGCTCCTCTACGACGACGGCGCGATCACGAAGCTCACCGCGCCCGACCAGCCGTACGGCCGCATGGGCAACGCCTATGTCAGCGAGACCAGCCCGATCATCGTCGGCGACTACAAGTCCGACCGCGACGCCGAGGGCTACCTGCTCGAGGCGCTGACCCTGATCGACACCGAGGCGAGGACCTACGAGGTCGTGGACATGCCCGAGGGCGTCGGCTACACGTTCCGCGACGTCGCGCGCGGCCCGGACGACAAGGCGTACATCATCGCCTCGGACGGCCGGATCCACGTGCTCGACCCCGCGACCGGCGAGCTGACCGACGCGTACCCCGTCATGGACGCGTGGGACGGCCCCGCCGAGTGGCAGGACCCGCACCCCTCGATCGTCGTCGCCGACGGCATCGGATACGTCTCGGAGCCGTCCGCGAACACCGTGCACGCGGTGGACCTCGCCACCGGCGAGGTGCTCACCAGCGCGACGCTCGACGTCACGCCGAACGAGATGGCGGTCGCCGCCGGCTAG
- a CDS encoding NAD-dependent succinate-semialdehyde dehydrogenase, whose amino-acid sequence MSSYAVTDPTTGGTVAEHPEITDQELQEAIAAAEGAYRGWSRRTSIAERAALVARVAELHVERRDELARIIVREMGKPLDQALGEVDFAADIHAYYARNAEEFLADEAIELADGTGSAFVRRSGLGVLLGIMPWNFPYYQVARFAAPAIVTGNAILLKHAPQCPESAEAIQRMYRDAAAELGADAGVYVSVLASNAQIEGVIADPRVQGVSVTGSERAGAAVAEIAGRHLKKVVLELGGSDPFILLSTDDLDAAVTDAVNARLDNNGQSCNGAKRFLVIDHLYDDFAARFTEQLTAAQPADPMADGTLLGPLSSRAATERLTEQLARAVDQGATVLASGEPDGNLFPPAVLADVTPEMDAYREEFFGPVAALYRVASEEEAVELANDTPFGLGSYVYTTDPEQALRVADGIDAGMVWVNLVLGDAAELPFGGVKRSGSGRELGRHAVDEFANRKLIRIA is encoded by the coding sequence ATGAGCAGCTACGCCGTCACCGATCCGACCACCGGCGGGACCGTCGCCGAGCATCCCGAGATCACCGACCAGGAGCTGCAGGAGGCCATCGCCGCCGCCGAGGGCGCGTACCGCGGCTGGTCGCGCCGCACCTCGATCGCCGAGCGCGCCGCCCTCGTCGCGCGCGTCGCCGAGCTGCACGTGGAGCGGCGCGACGAGCTGGCCCGGATCATCGTGCGCGAGATGGGCAAGCCGCTCGACCAGGCGCTCGGCGAGGTCGACTTCGCCGCCGACATCCACGCCTACTACGCCCGGAACGCCGAGGAGTTCCTCGCCGACGAGGCCATCGAGCTCGCCGACGGCACCGGATCCGCGTTCGTGCGCCGCTCCGGCCTCGGCGTGCTGCTGGGGATCATGCCGTGGAACTTCCCGTACTACCAGGTCGCCCGGTTCGCCGCTCCCGCGATCGTGACCGGCAACGCGATCCTGCTCAAGCACGCGCCGCAGTGCCCGGAGTCGGCGGAGGCGATCCAGCGCATGTACCGCGACGCGGCCGCCGAGCTGGGCGCCGACGCGGGCGTCTACGTGAGCGTGCTCGCGTCGAACGCGCAGATCGAGGGCGTGATCGCGGACCCGCGCGTGCAGGGCGTCTCCGTCACGGGATCCGAGCGGGCGGGCGCCGCCGTCGCGGAGATCGCCGGCCGGCACCTCAAGAAGGTCGTGCTCGAGCTCGGCGGATCCGACCCCTTCATCCTGCTGTCGACCGACGACCTCGACGCGGCCGTCACCGACGCCGTCAACGCGCGACTCGACAACAACGGCCAGTCCTGCAACGGCGCCAAGCGCTTCCTCGTGATCGACCACCTCTACGACGACTTCGCCGCGCGCTTCACGGAGCAGCTCACGGCCGCCCAGCCCGCGGATCCGATGGCCGACGGCACCCTGCTCGGCCCGCTCTCCTCGCGCGCCGCGACCGAGCGGCTCACGGAGCAGCTGGCCCGCGCGGTGGATCAGGGCGCGACCGTGCTCGCGAGCGGCGAGCCGGACGGCAACCTCTTCCCGCCCGCGGTGCTCGCCGACGTGACGCCCGAGATGGACGCCTACCGCGAGGAGTTCTTCGGGCCCGTCGCCGCGCTCTACCGCGTCGCGTCGGAGGAGGAGGCGGTCGAGCTCGCCAACGACACCCCCTTCGGCCTCGGTTCGTACGTCTACACGACGGATCCGGAGCAGGCGCTGCGGGTCGCCGACGGCATCGACGCGGGCATGGTCTGGGTCAACCTCGTGCTCGGCGACGCGGCCGAGCTGCCCTTCGGCGGCGTGAAGCGCTCGGGTTCGGGCCGCGAGCTCGGCCGCCACGCGGTCGATGAGTTCGCGAACCGGAAGCTGATCCGCATCGCGTGA
- a CDS encoding nucleotide disphospho-sugar-binding domain-containing protein: MPSYLLCAPPIYGHVAPLVAVGRGLVARGADVTLLTGAKYREAVADAGLAFAPLPADVDFDDAQLDGRLAEARAARGVAAIRKGMIAMFVRVIPGQHRAMRALLDEGRCDAVLVESAFTGIAPYLSLPRADRLPVLGIATTPVTLTSVDAAPFGPALPPGRGPLGHLRDRALTAAIRPGLTRPLRRAVDAVLAEIGAPLSETDTFDYPYLSYDGLFQLSVADLEYPRRELPDTVRFVGPLRAAPGSADDATLPDWWPELVGDRPVVHVTQGTIDNTDLGRLVAPTLRALADEDVLVIASTGGPPVEEVERALGGPLPANARVAEFLPHDLLLPHCSAVVTNGGFGGVQRMLANGVPLVVAGSTEDKPEVAARVAWAGCGRDLRTGTPRPEAIRRAVRDVLTTPSYRARSRELAATIAALPDPLDVIAAGLDAAVSARRGRSATHDA; the protein is encoded by the coding sequence ATGCCCTCCTACCTGCTCTGCGCCCCGCCCATCTACGGCCACGTGGCGCCGCTCGTCGCCGTCGGACGTGGCCTCGTCGCCCGAGGGGCCGACGTCACCCTGCTGACGGGCGCGAAGTACCGCGAGGCGGTCGCCGACGCCGGGCTCGCCTTCGCGCCCCTGCCGGCCGACGTCGACTTCGACGACGCGCAGCTCGACGGCCGGCTCGCCGAGGCCAGGGCCGCGCGCGGCGTCGCGGCGATCCGCAAGGGGATGATCGCCATGTTCGTGCGGGTGATCCCCGGGCAGCACCGCGCCATGCGCGCGCTCCTGGACGAGGGCCGGTGCGACGCGGTGCTCGTCGAGTCGGCCTTCACCGGGATCGCGCCCTACCTGTCCCTGCCGCGGGCCGACCGCCTCCCCGTGCTGGGCATCGCGACCACGCCCGTGACGCTCACGAGCGTCGACGCGGCGCCGTTCGGCCCGGCCCTCCCGCCCGGCCGCGGGCCGCTCGGCCACCTCCGCGACCGGGCGCTGACGGCGGCGATCCGCCCGGGGCTCACGCGCCCGCTCCGTCGCGCGGTGGACGCCGTGCTGGCCGAGATCGGCGCCCCGCTCTCCGAGACGGACACCTTCGACTACCCCTACCTCTCCTACGACGGCCTCTTCCAGCTGAGCGTCGCCGACCTCGAGTACCCGCGCCGCGAGCTGCCCGACACGGTGCGCTTCGTGGGGCCGCTGCGGGCGGCCCCGGGCAGCGCGGACGATGCGACGCTGCCGGACTGGTGGCCCGAGCTGGTCGGCGACCGCCCGGTCGTGCACGTCACCCAGGGCACCATCGACAACACCGACCTCGGCCGGCTCGTCGCCCCGACGCTGCGCGCCCTCGCGGACGAGGACGTGCTCGTCATCGCCTCCACGGGCGGGCCCCCGGTCGAGGAGGTGGAGCGCGCGCTCGGCGGCCCGCTTCCCGCGAACGCGCGCGTGGCGGAGTTCCTCCCCCACGACCTGCTCCTGCCGCATTGCAGCGCGGTCGTCACCAACGGCGGCTTCGGCGGCGTGCAGCGGATGCTGGCGAACGGCGTGCCGCTGGTGGTCGCGGGATCCACGGAGGACAAGCCCGAGGTCGCGGCCCGCGTCGCCTGGGCCGGGTGCGGCAGGGACCTGCGGACGGGCACGCCGCGGCCGGAGGCCATCCGCCGTGCCGTGCGCGACGTCCTGACCACGCCGTCCTACCGCGCGCGGAGCCGGGAGCTCGCCGCGACGATCGCCGCGCTCCCGGATCCGCTGGACGTCATCGCGGCCGGGTTGGACGCAGCGGTGTCCGCGCGGCGGGGTCGGTCAGCGACGCACGACGCCTGA